The following are encoded in a window of Kitasatospora sp. NBC_01250 genomic DNA:
- a CDS encoding putative quinol monooxygenase: MIFIVVKFPVKPEYTDSWLSHVEAFTRATRAEPGNLWFEWSRSAEEPDTYVLVEAFQDGAGEAHVNSDHFRAGLETMRPLVQRAPQIVSTVIEGATGWSRMGELGID; this comes from the coding sequence ATGATCTTCATCGTCGTGAAATTCCCGGTCAAGCCGGAGTACACCGACTCCTGGCTCTCCCATGTCGAGGCCTTCACCCGGGCGACCCGCGCCGAGCCCGGCAACCTGTGGTTCGAGTGGTCGCGCAGCGCGGAGGAGCCCGACACCTACGTGCTGGTCGAGGCGTTCCAGGACGGCGCGGGCGAGGCCCACGTCAACTCGGACCACTTCCGGGCCGGGCTGGAGACCATGCGCCCGCTGGTCCAGCGGGCGCCGCAGATCGTCAGCACCGTCATCGAGGGTGCCACCGGCTGGAGCAGGATGGGCGAGCTCGGGATCGACTGA
- a CDS encoding LysR family transcriptional regulator, with the protein MRVTQSNLDLNLLLALDVLIEESSVRGAAARLHLSEPAMSRTLGRIRAALGDPVLVRAGRGMVPTPGALAIHADVRELVERARALFLSTGHTDVRTALRTFTAIAYDGLPAMLLPALLARVRAEAPGVRLRFLTEGHQDDPVLREGVADLEIGVIDNQLPEVRVEHLYDERMVGVVRAGHPLLAAAVTPERFAAAEHLIVSRRARMQGPVDRALRDLGLTRTVCATVGSLSSSLFVLRETDLVGLIPGQNRALAQALDLTTFPLPLPLPPLPFGMAWHPRHDADTTHRWLRTAVRELLLDRFEDPGPA; encoded by the coding sequence TTGCGTGTGACGCAATCCAACCTGGACCTCAATCTGCTGCTCGCGCTGGACGTCCTGATCGAGGAGTCCAGCGTCCGCGGCGCCGCCGCCCGGCTGCACCTGTCCGAACCGGCCATGAGCCGCACGCTGGGCCGGATCCGCGCCGCGCTCGGCGACCCGGTCCTGGTGCGGGCCGGGCGCGGGATGGTCCCGACCCCGGGCGCTCTGGCCATCCACGCCGACGTGCGCGAACTGGTGGAACGCGCCCGCGCGCTGTTCCTGTCCACCGGGCACACCGACGTGCGCACCGCCCTGCGGACCTTCACCGCGATCGCCTACGACGGGCTGCCCGCGATGCTGCTCCCCGCGCTGCTCGCCCGGGTCCGCGCCGAGGCGCCCGGGGTGCGGCTGCGCTTCCTGACCGAGGGCCACCAGGACGACCCCGTGCTGCGCGAGGGGGTGGCGGACCTCGAAATCGGCGTCATCGACAACCAGTTGCCCGAGGTGCGGGTCGAACACCTCTACGACGAGCGGATGGTCGGCGTCGTCCGCGCCGGACACCCGCTGCTGGCGGCGGCCGTGACACCCGAGCGGTTCGCCGCCGCCGAGCACCTGATCGTCTCCCGCCGCGCCCGGATGCAGGGGCCCGTCGACCGGGCCCTGCGCGATCTCGGCCTCACCCGAACCGTGTGTGCGACGGTCGGATCGCTCAGCTCCTCGCTGTTCGTCCTGCGCGAGACCGATCTGGTGGGCCTGATCCCGGGCCAGAACCGGGCCCTGGCCCAGGCGCTGGACCTGACCACCTTCCCTCTGCCGCTGCCACTGCCGCCGCTGCCCTTCGGCATGGCCTGGCACCCCCGCCACGATGCCGACACCACCCACCGCTGGCTGCGCACCGCCGTCCGGGAGCTGCTGCTCGACCGGTTCGAGGACCCGGGGCCTGCCTGA
- a CDS encoding MFS transporter, whose amino-acid sequence MPRPAPPRPVHSAPPGPTPPTPPAAAAQAPAAVPAQAAAAAPALPRSLLLVLCACVALAQSMVAAVNLLIPRLAAGALHPTPGQLLWAVDAYVVVFAGLLIPAGALGDRYGRKRALLAGLLLFGLGTGASAAAPGMDWLIAGRAVCGAGAALLMPATLSLVVQLSGPAERGRALAAWTLSVGLGGLAGNLAGGLACQFLGWRALFAVMPVLAVLLGRLVTVRVPQTARNPKAVVDPVGSVLLTAAVLVLVDAIVEGPHQGWTSPRVLGAFAVAALLAACFTGHAWRAAQPLFDPRLFRSARLRAAVLGTGLSFFGLFALFFVNAQFLQYAKGYSPALTGVAVAPVTLGMILVPRLVARFAPNRGPGPLAAGGLALIGAGLLLVSTCDAHTAYPVYAAWLLLLSIGLGLCAPALTATVVGELPPAQAGLGAGLNTAAREVGAALGVAVVGSLLASRSTGVPGTPQEVARFTAGMDLGLRAVAVTVLAGSLVVAVGYRTRTSARTRSAAPLAPSPAEPSTAAQTSLPS is encoded by the coding sequence GTGCCTCGCCCTGCCCCGCCGCGCCCCGTCCACTCCGCTCCGCCCGGCCCGACCCCGCCGACCCCGCCTGCCGCAGCCGCACAAGCACCCGCTGCCGTACCCGCACAAGCAGCCGCTGCCGCACCGGCCCTGCCCCGCTCGCTGCTCCTGGTGCTCTGCGCCTGCGTGGCGCTGGCGCAGAGCATGGTCGCGGCGGTGAACCTGCTGATCCCCCGACTCGCCGCCGGCGCCCTGCATCCGACGCCGGGCCAGCTCCTGTGGGCGGTCGACGCGTACGTGGTCGTCTTCGCCGGCCTGCTGATCCCCGCCGGCGCCCTCGGCGACCGGTACGGGCGCAAGCGCGCGCTGCTGGCGGGGCTGCTGCTCTTCGGCCTGGGCACCGGAGCGAGCGCGGCTGCGCCCGGCATGGACTGGCTGATCGCCGGCCGGGCGGTCTGCGGGGCCGGAGCGGCCCTGCTGATGCCCGCCACGCTGTCGCTGGTCGTGCAGCTGTCCGGGCCGGCCGAGCGCGGCCGGGCACTGGCCGCCTGGACGCTGTCGGTCGGGCTCGGCGGCCTGGCGGGGAACCTGGCGGGCGGTCTGGCCTGCCAGTTCCTCGGCTGGCGCGCGCTGTTCGCGGTCATGCCGGTGCTCGCCGTGCTGCTGGGCCGTCTCGTCACCGTCCGGGTGCCGCAGACGGCCCGCAACCCGAAGGCCGTGGTGGACCCGGTGGGTTCGGTGCTGCTCACCGCGGCCGTGCTCGTCCTGGTCGACGCGATCGTCGAGGGACCGCACCAGGGCTGGACCTCCCCGCGGGTGCTGGGCGCCTTCGCGGTCGCGGCCCTGCTGGCGGCCTGCTTCACGGGCCACGCCTGGCGTGCGGCGCAGCCGCTGTTCGACCCCCGGCTCTTCCGCTCCGCCCGGCTGCGCGCGGCGGTGCTGGGCACCGGGCTGAGCTTCTTCGGGCTGTTCGCGCTGTTCTTCGTCAACGCGCAGTTCCTGCAGTACGCCAAGGGCTACTCGCCGGCACTGACCGGGGTGGCCGTGGCGCCCGTCACCCTGGGCATGATCCTCGTCCCCAGGCTCGTCGCGCGCTTCGCCCCGAACCGCGGCCCGGGTCCGCTGGCGGCCGGTGGGCTGGCGCTCATCGGCGCCGGGCTGCTGCTGGTCTCCACCTGCGACGCGCACACCGCCTACCCGGTCTACGCCGCCTGGCTGCTCCTGCTGTCGATCGGCCTGGGCCTGTGCGCACCCGCCCTCACCGCCACCGTCGTCGGTGAACTCCCGCCCGCCCAGGCGGGTCTGGGTGCGGGACTGAACACCGCCGCGCGCGAGGTCGGCGCGGCGCTGGGCGTCGCGGTGGTCGGCTCGCTGCTCGCCTCCCGCTCCACCGGGGTCCCCGGCACGCCGCAGGAGGTCGCCCGCTTCACCGCCGGCATGGACCTGGGCCTGCGCGCCGTCGCGGTGACCGTGCTGGCCGGCAGCCTCGTCGTCGCCGTGGGCTACCGCACCCGCACCAGCGCCCGGACACGGTCGGCGGCCCCGCTCGCGCCGTCCCCGGCTGAGCCGTCAACGGCTGCTCAGACCTCGCTGCCGTCGTAG
- a CDS encoding DinB family protein: protein MNDDTLATTGERADLLAVLAKHRHFLRFTTRDLTDEQAGLRTTASELCLGGLIKHVASTERGWAEFIVKGPSAMGDFSAMTEEDFANWGDGFRMLPGETLAGVLEEYAEVARRTDELVASLPDLEVTHPLPKAPWFEPGAQWSARRVLLHVIAETAQHAGHADIIRESLDGAKSMG from the coding sequence ATGAACGACGACACGTTGGCGACCACTGGCGAGCGGGCGGACCTGCTGGCGGTGCTGGCCAAGCACCGGCACTTCCTGCGGTTCACCACCCGTGACCTCACCGACGAGCAGGCGGGCCTGCGGACCACGGCCAGCGAGCTGTGTCTGGGTGGGCTGATCAAGCACGTCGCCTCGACCGAGCGGGGCTGGGCGGAGTTCATCGTGAAGGGCCCCTCGGCGATGGGCGACTTCAGTGCCATGACCGAGGAGGACTTCGCGAACTGGGGCGACGGCTTCCGGATGCTGCCGGGCGAGACGCTGGCCGGGGTGCTGGAGGAGTACGCCGAGGTGGCCCGCCGGACCGACGAGTTGGTGGCCTCGCTGCCCGACCTCGAGGTCACGCATCCGCTGCCGAAGGCTCCGTGGTTCGAGCCCGGCGCGCAGTGGTCGGCTCGGCGGGTGCTGCTGCACGTCATCGCCGAGACCGCGCAGCACGCCGGTCACGCGGACATCATCCGGGAGTCGCTGGACGGTGCCAAGAGCATGGGGTGA
- a CDS encoding class I SAM-dependent methyltransferase, with amino-acid sequence MSTDGWLADTRTSYDTVAACYTDQVRDLLDRTPYERAVLTLFAELVGATGGGPVADVGCGSGRITAHLHGLGVDAFGIDLSPAMIELARRDHPGLRFEVGSMTDLDLPDASVAGLVAWYSLIHLPDEEVGPVLAHFRRVVRPGGPLLLAFHVGDGSRLKTQGYGGHPMKVHIHLRRPGRLAEWLEGAGFAVEAQLTLRSAESALGGILFARCPTDANEDRI; translated from the coding sequence ATGAGTACCGACGGCTGGCTGGCCGACACCCGGACGTCCTACGACACCGTCGCCGCCTGCTACACCGACCAGGTGCGCGACCTGCTCGACCGGACGCCTTACGAGCGCGCCGTCCTGACGCTCTTCGCCGAGTTGGTGGGGGCCACCGGCGGTGGGCCGGTCGCGGACGTGGGATGCGGGTCGGGGAGGATCACGGCGCATCTGCACGGGCTGGGCGTGGACGCGTTCGGGATCGACCTCTCGCCCGCGATGATCGAGCTGGCCCGCCGGGACCACCCGGGGCTGCGGTTCGAGGTCGGTTCCATGACGGATCTCGACCTGCCCGACGCCTCGGTGGCCGGCCTGGTCGCCTGGTACTCGCTGATCCACCTCCCCGACGAGGAGGTCGGCCCGGTCCTCGCCCACTTCCGGCGGGTGGTGCGCCCCGGCGGCCCCCTGCTGCTCGCCTTCCACGTCGGCGACGGATCACGACTGAAGACGCAGGGCTACGGCGGGCATCCGATGAAGGTCCACATCCATCTGCGCCGCCCCGGCCGGCTGGCCGAATGGCTCGAGGGTGCCGGTTTCGCGGTCGAGGCGCAGCTGACGCTCCGCTCGGCCGAGAGCGCGCTCGGCGGAATTCTCTTTGCCCGGTGTCCGACTGACGCCAATGAGGACAGGATCTGA